Below is a genomic region from Mustela lutreola isolate mMusLut2 chromosome 1, mMusLut2.pri, whole genome shotgun sequence.
CTGGGGGTCGACCAGTGCTTGTGTCTGCAGGTCTTTGAGCCTTCGAGGGGGGAGGTTATTGAGAAGAGTCCGTGCCTCGTTTACCCCGCCTCTTTGCCCGCGAGCGCCGGGTCCCAGCGAATTCACGGCAGGTGAGCGAGGCAGCGGCCTCTGGGGACGGAGTTGGGGGGCGGAGGGCTTTGCTGCTCCCCGCCCAGCGGTGCGTTCCGCGGGGCACGTCGGCTCTGAGTTTCGCTAACTTTGACTTAGTTTTAGGTCGTGACTGTAGCTGGCGTCTCTGCTCGCGGGGCTTTGGAAACTTGAGTTGCGGAGGCCGGTACCTCCCCTTTGGAAATTGACTTCCTCCGCTAGTGCGCTCCTGGGACGCTGGGCGTTTTAGAAGCCTCTGCACGTCTTGCCTGCTTTTGCAAATCcgtccttcttcctttctttttccagcGCCCCGGAAAGGCCGTTCCGCTCCCGCGAGGGAAACAGAGCCGTTGACCATGGTTGCAACTGGCAGTTTGAGCAGTAAGAACCCGGCCTGCATTTCGGAGTTGCTGGACCATGGCTTCCACCGGGAGATCCTGCTAAATGGTGAGCGTCTCAGCTGcccacctctctctcctccaaagGTCGCGGCCCCTGGATAGATGAGATGGGAGAGCGGGCGATGTCGCCCCCTTCCTCGATATAGGATGTGCTGCAAAATCCCTCTGAAAAGACTTCTTTCCAAACGTTCTAGCATCTTCTGTTCATGGTAGTGAGAAACAAaagtagcaaaaaacaaaacaaaaactgaagactGCACGGTTTAGTTTTCAGCTAAGAGGGTAGTTTGGGGGTTAAAAGTTAGATAGGTTCCTTAAGGGGTTGTGAAGTTACGGTGAATTCGAAGtgtataattttgaattttaacaaCGTATTCTCCTTATAACCACTGCCATTGCTCTCTACCCCCAAATTCCCATGCGCCCATTTGCCATCAATTttccactctccctctcccctgtccccaggGAAACACTGATCTGCTTTTTGTCACCATAAATTAGTTTTGCCTCCACAGTTTCATACGAAGAGAACCATGTAATACGTGCTCTTTTGCATCTgatttctttctgcctgcttcatAATTCTGAGGTCCTTTAAAGTGGTTGCCTCCACCAGtgtgtgttcctttttattgctgaatagtattctatttGTGGATATACCCAGTATTCTGTTTTTAATGcaggaaggaaatttttaaacaacAGTGGTGCTTTGATTTGCAATTTTAAACAGCAGTTTCTAGGCTAGCACACTGCTCTGCCACTAAGGAGCCGTGCGGCATCTGCAAATTGCCTAATTTCTTTAGGCCTTCCTCACTTAGAAGGTCAAGTGGTTGATGATCTAATTTTATAGGCCAAAGCTCTAAAATGTTCTGTCTTCAGTATAGGTAAAATACGGAGCCTTCTCACTTGGAGTACATTTGTTTCATTGAGCTgtaaaaacgaaaacaaaaacaatgacctAACTGAATAGGtgatgtggggagagggagacagtagCCAATGAAGGTGAAGTATGCTTAGGGAGGGGTTGCCCAGTTGACTGCGTGTGTGGTATGGCATCCTGCCAAGAGGTAGGATTAATTTGGAAGGTAGGTGACCAAATGCAGAGCTATCTCTTTTCCTTTGAGCGAATCTAATTTTATTCTCCTAggacagttttgttttgcttgggaAGGAAAACTACCCAGCCAGTTATAAATATCCTGGTGGACCTCAAAGGTCTTCCCTTTGAGCAATTTTTAATGAAAGAGATTGAAGCTAAAATTGGGATCCGTAGACCATTTCCATAAagacttttaaagaaagacaCAGATTCGATATTTAATATAGCTCATCAAGTTCATTTTAAGTTCATTAGTAAGGAGCAGTAGCAAAAAACCTGCATTTTACAATTACAAACACATGTAATTCTTAGAAACGAACAGTCCcttcatcaaaaaataaaaataaaaattatgaccaTTTTTATTCCCCAAGTGAAGCCTGTTCTCTgtgaaacaaaattagaaaacccTCAGAGCAAGTAAgggagcaggaaagaaaaaacagtcaCTGGTGTTCTAGGAAAaccatatatagatttttttttttaagattttttttttttttttttgacagagatcacaagtaggcagagaggcagacagagagagagggaggaagcaggccccctgctgagcagagagcttgatgcgggactcgatctcaggaccctgagatcatgacctgagccaaaggcagcggcttaacccactgagccacccatgtgccccatatATAGATTTTTGATCCAGTCTGTAATACACATGTACATTTAAAGGAAAAGGGTCCAACCTATTTATCAAAACTTGCATAGATGCATTTTCAATCTCGGAGAGGTTCAGTGACTTGCCCTGTTACCCAGCTAGGCAGCCCCAAAGTGAAGTCTGCTGACTCCCCTACAAATATGAGCAACAGGCATATTGTTCATATGACATGGTAGATCGAAGTAGCCCGCGTTGCTGTCTTGGTGTGCTTTACCTGCtctgggatttctttctttcttcccttccttcatctTGAACTTCTGCTTCCTGCAGATTTTGACTACTGGGATTACGTTGTTCCAGAACCGAACCTCAATGAGGTGATGTTTGAGGAGACAACTTGCCAGAGTTTGGCGAAAATGCTGGAGAACTGTCTGTCCAAATCAAAGCAGACCAAACTCGGTTGTTCTAAAGTTCTCGTCCCGGAGAAACTGACCCAGAGGATTGCTCAGGATGTCCTGCGGCTGTCCTCCACGGAGCCATGCGGCCTGCGAGGTTGCGTCATGCATGTGAACTTGGAAATCGAAAACGTATGTAAAAAGCTGGATAAGATTGTGTGTGATTCGAGCGTGGTGCCCACGTTTGAGCTGACCCTTGTGTTTAAGCAGGAGAACGGCTCGTGGACTAGCTTCAGGGACTTTTTCTTCAGCCGAGGTCGCTTCTCCTCTGGCCTCAAGCGAACTCTGATCCTGAGCTCAGGATTCCGACTCGTGAAGAAAAAGCTTTACTCCTTGATTGGAACCACAGTCATTGAAGAGTGCTGAAGAGCAGAGATTTCAAAGGTCCTTTTTATGATTGGGTCCTTAACACTACGCAGTGCTCCAAGAGAGTCATTTTAGTCACCCTGCCTGCTCTCTACGAGAAACCCCAAACTGAGTCATCTCCCTTACAGGCTTCATATTTACGGCAACCCAACTAAAAGGCTGAGTTCATGGTTTTTGAGAAAGGACCAGAGAACGTGTACATTTTTTTGCCGATATCACATGTTTTTACAAAATGGCATGGAATAAAAGAAGCAGTCCACTTTAGTTTTATATTTGACCTTGCTTTTTCCAGGTAGTCTTGCTAAATAGACGATAAACCAAATGTGCGTAATTCAATTTTcatatggctttctttttctgtagGTTTTAAGCATAATCCTTTCAATCACAGAAACCTCATGATGCTTAGTCTGTCAAAACTTCCAGAAGCCCACACCGCTTTCCTGCCCCTACTCAAATACAAAGCGTTCCTAGACTGGAGGTTAGAACTTTGTGGGTGAATGTAATTAAAACTTCACCCCATGCAAGAGTGATAGAAATGCCGGAGCAAGAACAGAACTACTTCTgtgtttctttgcattttctctaTGCTTCTGTTTTAGAGGTGGCAAAAGGCTAGTTTGTCATCCATGTAACCACAGTATTGTTTAAAATAACTGTATGGTACATTACAAGCTCCCTATTTCCAGTTCTCAAATACTCCATGTTATCTTTAAGCTAGAGAAGTGGAAAGGgttgaacagattttttttgcaTACAGTTAATCACTCTTCCTTCCCCTGAGGGCATGGTAACTCTGTCAGGGGCTGGGGAGTGAGTTCTCAGATCCACTTCCTTTCTCATTCATTTGATAATCTAGCTGCTTTTCATTATCACAGATGCTTACCTTCAGAGGAAGCATCTCACCAGTTCAGTGTTATCTGGCTCTGATCTCTCCTGGGAACTGAGGGGTTTCTCCTTAACCTGAATCTTCAAAGGAGATCATAGGTACGTGTTACCATTTTCTTGATCAACATGGGCCTATTTATAAAGTCTTCTCTGGCTAAGGATAGCTGGTGTACAGTACAGACCAGGGAATGAAAATCATGGCCTAGATAACCAGTTTTCTTCAGCCTTGGAGGCATGTCCCTTGGGAACAAGAAaggcctgattttttttctcttgttcctccTGGGTAGGTCCTTAGCCATTCTTGTTTTATGTTAATGAGAGAACGTGGCCTCCAGACTGCAGTATTCAATACAGCAAGGCCCTCATATTTTTGCTGTAAATCACAGAGAAGGAGCTTGGTCAGGTCTCCTGCCCAAATTATTAGTACCACTTTAGGTGCCTGAAGCCAGGGTTATAAAGGGACAAATGTCTTCATCCTGGTGTTGCTCAAAAGCGGGTGTGATCCTGTTACGGATCCTATATATGACCTACAATTTCAGAACTCAAATCAAGCAGTCTAAGCAATCTAACTCTTCACCTGTTTGAAAAGATAAGGTAAGGCAGATTCTTACAGGACTGGGCCTGGAGCAGGGGACCTCATTTGCATGTCTGTTACTGTTTCAGGCTTAAAAGTCACGTCGATTCTGTGGGCCTGGCTTCTCTGGCTTGGATGTAGAACCATTGTCCTTCCACTAACAGTCGTCATTGGCTCTTGTCTTTTGTGCTCACAAAATACTGATGGCTTATGGAGATTCTTAAATTAATATTCCtgttaaaggaaattaaagtttGTCTATTTTTGACAATAAagcatcatatatttttaattttgttgtcttCTTTGTCTTGAATGAGTTTATGAAATAATCACCTGAAAATGTATCTGACAATATTTAAGAGAAGATGACAAAACAATTACCCCTTTTTGACAGGGCTCTTTTTACCCTTACTTATAATATTCCTATTGTATTTATCACATGTGCATATGTATCAGTAGTGATTTGCCTCATAATTTTTCGATTTCAATAATACTTTTTGTAGAAAAACATTAGTAATTTGAGTTCCTTTGGCAACCACCTTTTCGCAAACCAAACATGATCGTGTAAACTCTTTCTGTAGTTTTTGAATGACCAAATGCAGACATATCAGACCGTAAGATcagtgtacatttttatttttcttagtttattcCACTTGAACAACGTGTCTTTCTAATTCCACTCTTACTCATCAAGttgaatttttaatctttttcaccCATCTTTTCTGTCTCCTTAGGGTCATTAGCTCAGATCTCTCACACTGCGGAGCCCACCTTTAATAAGACTTACTGAGTATTGGGCCCTGTTCTGGCTGCTTTACATAAATGATCTTCTTTACTTCTCCCAGAGCCCTATAAAATAAGACCACTGTCCTCTTCATTTTGTAGGTAACTGACCAGACACAGGtttagtaacttgcccaaagtcaccagGTTATGCTGGATAGCCAGAGAACTCTGTAAAACCAAGTCAACTCCAGAGACTTAGCTCACCATGCCGACACTAATTGCCCAAGACAGGACAGAGACCTTATCCACATCACTGAAAGACTAGACAAAGGATGTCAGACACCTCTGTCTCTCAATTCAAAGAAAGAATTACGAATGTTTCTTTTCAGGTAGCAAACATGAGGAAGCTACTGTTAATATTCACCATTCTCTGGAGCAGAGCTATGCTTCGAACAAAAAACCATCCAAATGTTTGAAATACATGCATTTCAGTCTTGGCACCTGCATGCCTATCTTGTACAATTGGCCTCGCTGCTTTCTCACGTACCTTCACAAAAAGAtataatcttggggcacctgggtggctcagacagttaagtgtctgcctttggatcaggtcatgatcccagagtcctgggatcgagccccacatcgggctccgtgctcagctgagagcctgcttctccctctccctctgcctgccactgtgcctACCTGtaccctctatctctctgtcaaattaataagtaaaaccattaaaaaagaaaaaaaaaagatataatctgTCCCCTATCTCCTCCAGCAGAGAATAATAAACCCTTAGCTAGAGAGTGGTGGCCACCTAAAAGAATGggatgttttattttcctcctatAAACGAAAAAAATAGTATGACAGTAACGGATTCAGTCTCCCGAATCTATTTCACCAATAATAATCTAGATCCTCATGGAGTCAGCTTCAAGTCGCACTGCTGACAGTTTCCCATTTGCATAGCAGAAGAACGTGCAAGCATAAAAAACTTAGGTCTATGACACTTAGTTCCCAATGACCCATGTTAGTTTAAACAAGTGATGATAATAACAGAAGTCCAAGGCAGGTGGATGGGAGGATGAGAAGGGAAAGGTACATGGGGGTGCACGGGGAGGAGCATCACGCAGATATTCAGAACCCCAGACTCTTCACTAGATTCCGCCATTGATTATAGACTCACACGACTCCATTGGATACCCCTGCATCTACCACAGgcaagggaagagagaaactgGAAAGGATTTCATGGGAAATTCAGGGGCCCCGTGTGGAAGTGTTCTACATGATTTCTGTCCACATCCCCTGTAGAACTTAAGTCACCTGGCCCCATCAGTTCCAGAAGGGGCCGGGAAATGTGGTGGGATGGAGCCAGAAGGAAGTGGGCTTGGGGAGCTGGTTCTGTCACAGAGAGCAAAATAAGTTAGTCTGTGAACCAACAGAGAGCCCAGACCCAGCCCTAGCCATATAAGGAAAGTTGATTTACAGCAGAATTGGCACTTCAGATCAACCGGTAAATGATggtgtttttaaataattggcTATAATAAGCATTTGTCTGCATGAAAAAAATGGAACGGGATGCCTACACATCAAGCATAAAAATCCATTCCAGAATGATTAAAAAACTCAATGTGAAAGGGAAGCTTTCAGAAGACAATGTAATTGTCACAATTTTTGTGTagggaaagatttcttaaataagaagCAAAGAAATCACTGAAACTCCTGTTTCTCACGTAACACTATAAAGAGGATGAAAACACAAGTCACGAACTTGGGAGAAAGTAGTTTCTCTACATATAACTGAGAAAGAGTAACGAGAATATATTAAGAATCCTTTCCAAGCAATTAGAATAGCACAaacaacccaaaagaaaaaatatgggcAAAATCTTGAACACACTACAGAAAAAGAAGCCCATATGGctgataagcatatgaaaagatgctcagtctAACCAGTAATAAGggcaatgcaaattaaaagcacaagaCACCAATGTGTAGACATCCattgtagtttaaaaaaagaaaagatggaaaaaatataaaatctgaaaattcCAAACATTAGagaagatatggaaaaaaaaaaaacttacttcgACATGCCAGTTGATATGTGTATCCCTGCACTCCGGCATTAGTTTGTGGAGTTAAAGTTTAACAGATTTTATGAGTCATCAATTCCATTTTTAGTTATCAAACCTAGACCAGTGTTCTTCAAACTTTTTTGCTAGTTgtgcttctttaaaatttttataaaaatacgtCTCTGCTATATTGTTAAATTGCTGTCCAAAAGTTTCATCCTCAATCTAAAAAGTTGCAAATGATGTACCTTCCAATATGTAGTAAATaccaatcttttttaaataaaatgatctcATCACCCTGTTAAATGATTCCAGTGGGATATAAACAcagagtgatttatttttatttttatttttttaagattttatttattgattgatagagagacagtgagagagggaacacaagcagggagagcaggagaaggagaagcaggcttctcaaaGAGcaagggagcttgatgcggggcgtaatctcatgacctaagcagaaggcagactttaatgacagagccacccaggcgccccagcagagTGATTTAAACCAGcaacatttatttagaaaagacaaaaataagatcTTCAACAGGATACAATTCTTCagtgttactttttctttttttctgtgccttCTTAAAGTCTACTTTTTAAACTGAATCttatcttcatatattttaagcttgaaagtcttttatttatatttcttctctacAATGAAAGCaagattataaattaaaattatatttataaaaatttccagCAATCCTAAGACTTTAAATGTTAATGTTGTGGTTGagttaattttacaaataataatcATACACAATTACCAAAACAACATTAAATATGTTTTTGAATTTTGTAAGTACTATTAAATTCAAAAATACTATCTCTTAGTGAGATGAGTCTTTTAAATTAGTGAATTAATTTATGAATCAGTGCTGGTTTGTGCTGGAACTAGAGGATTTAGTATCATTTCCTATGTTTTGCTTCTACAAATGTAAGTTCAGAGAAAACATTTCTATCAATAAGtagatggggattaaggagattTGGTTACTACAATATCAAATTGTAATCAATCTTTGAGCTACTTTCAAGATATATGCCAAAATCACATAAATATTAATcaccaaaaattattttcattgatcAATATGCGATTCAATCTGGCTTTCTTTCAATATTGTTGAAatcaaaggattaaaaaacacACCTCATTTGCAAAAGGACTTGTTATTACCTGGATGTATTAGTTTGCTTAGGctgccaaaacaaaaaaccacagatGGGGTGGCTTAAGGAGAAATGCGCTTCTTTGTTGTCCTGGAAGGTAGAAGCATGAGTTCAAGGTGCTGGCGGGATCAGGGTGTTTCTTCTGGAGGCATTGTCCTTTGCCTGGACATGGCTGTCCTCTTTCTGTCTTCACATTCTCTCCCCTCTGTACTGTTTGTGACCAaatctcttcttacaaggacgtGGATTAGGGATTAATTTAAGGACCTCATTGAACCgaatcatctttttaaagacCCTGCCTTCAGATACAATAACATGCTGAGGTACTGgggggttaagatttcaacatatgaatatcAGGGGTACACAATTCATCTCATAAAACCAGACCTTCAAATAGTTTCCTTTCCCCATATTATCCTACAGCAATATTTCAAACTGTCCTTTTGTTTGGTACCTCGCAAGCTAGGTTTTTAGATGCCAAAATATATAGCGTTGTGGTAAAAGAGGCCTGTCTTTTGTGAAAGGGGGGGAAGAGGGTCATTACACAGGAAGCAAACAATCAAGACTTACAGCTCAGGTAGCTTCTCAGGGAGATCAGATTTTAGGGAAGGGTGTTTATAGAGGCAAAGGGCTTGGAAATCGGTTCCCTTAAAATTATGCCTGCCTCACAGCCCCCAGAGGACATgaatatacatttgtatatttttgcaCTACTTTCCCAATTTTAAGACTACTGTCTTGGACTCTCACACCTGCGTGCCAGAAGACTGACAATTCAGCATGATAGTGTTCGAAGAGCAGTGTGGAAACAACACAAGTGTCTGCAAATGTACTGAAGTGTGATACGTGAGTTGTGGTATAGTCAGGAATGGAACGCTAAACAATGAAAATGAGTGGAATTTAAATCTGCAATGATCTGTATGAAACTTTAAGACATAATACTGAATATAAAAGAAATCACGAAAGAATAAATGGTGGAAcaagggggtggagtggggatggtgccctaggtggctcagtgagttgtgcatctgactcttgattttagctcaggtcatgatcttagagtcctgagatcaagccccacatgaggctctgtgctcagcagggaggtacctgggattctgtctctctttcaccCTCTacttctctccccgcccccaactctctatgtcaaataaatccttaaaaataaataaataaataaataaataggctatTTTTCTGTTTAGGTAAtgactaaaaacataaaaaactaaaatgtttaGAGATACCAATATATgtggtttatctattttttaaaaatccatggggACCCTTGGGttactcagttggttaggcatctgactcctggtttttggctcaggtcatgatctcagggtgttgaaatcaagccccaggtcagcctccacactcagtgaggcatctccttgagtttctctctccatcttcctctgaccctccccccaccaaataaacaaataaattaaaaaaaaaatccaaggaattataaacatagatttttaaGATAGTGGAGGCTATCTGAACAGATAGGAAAGTATGTGGGTGGTAGCCATGAGTATATTGTTGAATCTTCACTCCTTATGCTTCACATGCATTTTGTAAACCTCTTTTTGTATCTAtttaatagttaataaaatatttaaaaattgtaaaaggcTATGagcaatttaaaaaactaaatgatgTTCAAACTATAACTCTACTTAAGAATTTTGTGTACTTACAAGTATATATTCCCTATAGTGGCTCTAAGAAAGAAGATCTGATCATTTATTTGGGTCACTAATTTTTCCTAgtataaatattttgaacaaatgtTGACAATAATTATAGCCAGCTTTCAGTTATTCTCACCATGGAAGGAAGCCACAGAATAAGTAATgagaaataacataaaatgcaaaaatcatTACCATTTGGCCATGGGGTACATATTATTACTCTTATGACACAGAAGacaatataaaatgatttttattgccTGAGCACACAACATATGAGGAATTTTGACAGAGCATGCCAAAAAGTGCAGACTATTTGAAAGATACTGCCTAGGAACTTGACCATCTGGATAACTAAGGTTTGGTCTTGTTTTCAGAACTGATAATTAGGTCAggttatttacataaatatgttagttaataaaaactaaaacttctTCAATCTACTCAGAACACGCTGAggaaaatgcaaaagcaaaaatgtcAGATCACAAATCAATATCAAATCATAGTTCTAGTGTGACTTAGCTGGGAAAGATGAGGGTAATAAATGTGCTTCAAGGGAAAACTCCAGTCTAAAGCCTTTTGGAGCGAGTATAAAAGAGCTTTTTTGCAGTGTCCTATCAGCAACAGCATAAAGATATTTAGTCAATTATTACTGTGTTTCAGAGAATTCTCCGGGTAGCTACCACACAAATCAACTAGAACTTGCTATAATAGGCACTGTGGAGTATTCGGGTAGTCTTAGCAGCAGCACAAATGACTTATGACCAGAAGTGAAGTGAGTCTGATGTCAAGGATTCTAGATAGCCTCAGATTTCTCCTCCTTGAGAGGTGACATGTTCGCCTGCCACAGTTTTGTGGATACATGTATAAGAGTCAAGCTTCccgggtcagagacaaaggactgtATAACTCACATGAGTAAAGCACCATGAGCATTAGCGTGCCTACATCAGTCCCCTCATCCCCATGTCCCACAGGAGCAATGGCGTTGGTGTTGAGCCCAGACGGATATCTAAAAGAGAGGAACTCTGAACTGAGGGAACCCCAGCCTGTTATAAGGGGCACACTAGCCCTTTGCTCCAGCGGGAGACACTACTTATCTTCCACTGTTCACCCTATGAACGTATTTGAAAAGATACtccagcggcacctgggtggctccatcagttaagcatctgccttcagctcaggtcacgatcctagggtcttggggtCCAGTCCCAAGtaaggcttcttgctcagtgggcagtctacttctccctctgcctctgcctctcccctcagtcttgctcacttgctctctctcaagcttgctctttccctcaaataaataaatgaaatctttggggaaaaggaaggaaggagaaagggagaaagaaagaagggaaggaaggaaggaaggaaggaaggaaggaaggaaggaaggaaggaaggcagacaaagaaagaaagaaagaaagagagggagggaggaaggaagaaagtataATCCCAAACTGCTTCACTTGCAAGACACACCGAAATATGACCACCCACAGAGGACTGTTTCCCAAAAGCCAGTATGGAGACCAGGGCCTGCCATTGGTTGTTACCAAGGAAGAACAATGAAcaaatgacttttctttcttttttttttttaagattttatttatttatttgacagagatcacaagtaggcagagaggcaggcagagagagagaggaggaagcaggctccctgctgagcagagagcccgatgtggggctgcatcccaggaccctgagatcatgacctgagccgaaggcagaggctttaacccactgagccacccaggcgccccacaaatgaCTTTTCTATCCTGAGTAATACATGTGTACCCAACAACTTAGTCTCAAAATATTAAGTACACTGTTAAGagcaaattcataaaattagagAGTAAATTGAATATAAGCCTAGTCAATGTTTTTAATACACTTCTCTCAATAATTGAGAGATCAATTTACGAGAGAATTAGAGAAGTGCAAGATGTGATGACAACAATGTGTTATGTTTAGTAACCATGGCTAGAACTATAAACCTCCGCTTAGTAAATACACATTGCTTCTGTGTATACAGGGAACAATCCCCAACATTTACCACATTTTATATAACACAAAGCAAACCTTAAATTAACACAGactgttctttaaaataaataactacaaaaCTGCCATAAGTTTGGGAATTTAAACACAATACACACACTTCTACATAATTCATAGGTGAAATTATTAGAAAAGCCTTTAAgtttaatgataatgataatgaaacTTGAAAAGTTGAAAGTCAATCAGTTAAATCTCCATGATATTAGAAGAGGAAATTTTGAAATCCCAAAAATTAGAATGAGGGAAATGATATAGAAACagtaattaaagaattaaaaaacacaaaaaaataggatcacaaaataaataccaaaaccCAATTTTTCAGGAAAGACTAATAATAATATTGACAAACTAGGGAAAATGAATAAGGGAAAAATAGAAAGTACCCATGAGCAGTCGTAGGcatgaaaataagaatacaa
It encodes:
- the DDIT4L gene encoding DNA damage-inducible transcript 4-like protein, producing MVATGSLSSKNPACISELLDHGFHREILLNDFDYWDYVVPEPNLNEVMFEETTCQSLAKMLENCLSKSKQTKLGCSKVLVPEKLTQRIAQDVLRLSSTEPCGLRGCVMHVNLEIENVCKKLDKIVCDSSVVPTFELTLVFKQENGSWTSFRDFFFSRGRFSSGLKRTLILSSGFRLVKKKLYSLIGTTVIEEC